From the Nocardiopsis changdeensis genome, one window contains:
- a CDS encoding HAD-IIA family hydrolase gives MSNEWNYLFDMDGVLVREEHLVPGADEVIAELREHGTPFMVLTNNSIYTPRDLRARLLNTGLDIPEESIWTSALATAQFLQTQRPNGSAYVVGESGLTTALHNVGYVMTERNPDYVVLGETRTYSFEAITRAIRLVRAGARFIATNPDETGPSAEGPLPATGAVAALIEKATGRSPYFVGKPNPLMMRSALRRIGAHSENTLMVGDRMDTDVLSGLEAGLQTILVLSGISGRETAEEFPYRPTRVIESVKELVGSTGDPFGRGAE, from the coding sequence GTGAGCAACGAATGGAACTACCTCTTCGACATGGACGGCGTGCTCGTCCGTGAGGAACACCTCGTCCCCGGCGCCGACGAAGTCATCGCCGAGCTGCGCGAGCACGGCACCCCGTTCATGGTGTTGACCAACAACTCCATCTACACCCCGCGCGACCTGCGGGCGCGGTTGCTCAACACGGGCCTGGACATCCCCGAGGAGTCCATCTGGACCTCGGCGCTGGCCACCGCCCAGTTCCTCCAGACCCAGCGCCCCAACGGGTCGGCGTACGTGGTCGGCGAGTCCGGCCTGACCACCGCCCTGCACAACGTGGGCTACGTCATGACCGAGCGCAACCCCGACTACGTGGTGCTGGGGGAGACCCGCACCTACAGCTTCGAGGCCATCACGCGGGCGATCCGCCTGGTCCGCGCCGGCGCCCGGTTCATCGCCACCAACCCGGACGAGACCGGCCCCAGCGCGGAGGGCCCGCTGCCCGCCACCGGCGCGGTCGCCGCGCTCATCGAGAAGGCCACCGGGCGCAGCCCGTACTTCGTGGGCAAGCCCAACCCGCTGATGATGCGCTCGGCCCTGCGCCGGATCGGCGCCCACTCCGAGAACACGCTGATGGTCGGCGACCGCATGGACACCGACGTGCTCAGCGGCCTGGAGGCGGGGCTGCAGACGATCCTGGTGCTGTCGGGCATCTCCGGCCGGGAGACCGCCGAGGAGTTCCCCTACCGCCCCACCCGCGTCATCGAGTCGGTGAAGGAGCTGGTCGGCTCCACCGGCGACCCGTTCGGCCGCGGCGCCGAGTAG
- a CDS encoding RNA polymerase-binding protein RbpA, producing the protein MAERALRGTRLGATSYENDRNTDLAPRQEVTYDCSRGHRFSVTFATEAEIPAEWECRFCGDRALRRDGSGEEPKAAKPTRTHWDMLLERRSMEDLEEVLAERLELLRSRRREEAAKVEEIAKQRQSA; encoded by the coding sequence ATGGCCGAGCGAGCACTGCGCGGCACCCGACTCGGGGCGACGAGCTACGAGAACGACCGCAACACCGACCTGGCTCCGCGGCAGGAGGTCACCTACGACTGCAGCCGGGGCCACCGCTTCTCGGTCACCTTCGCGACCGAGGCCGAGATCCCCGCCGAGTGGGAGTGCCGCTTCTGCGGCGACCGCGCTCTGCGCCGCGACGGCTCCGGGGAGGAGCCCAAGGCGGCCAAGCCGACGCGCACCCACTGGGACATGCTGCTGGAGCGCAGGAGCATGGAGGACCTGGAAGAGGTCCTCGCCGAGCGCCTGGAACTGCTCCGCTCGCGCCGCCGCGAAGAGGCGGCGAAGGTGGAGGAGATCGCCAAGCAGCGGCAGAGCGCCTGA
- a CDS encoding ATP-binding protein — protein sequence MTTTTPRGAVSQPRPAFRWAYLPAVPLLLWGGALLAFPAARQPWPLGTAITGLVLLTVLALVVERRERTVRALRAELDELRTSTELLARDHLPRLVERLREGDSAETALHRIPLPPDAARAAVVRLIAAEIAVSERRRSAAMAACATAAGRMQALTTAMLADLRRMQERYGDGDTDSGILGDLMHLDHSTAQAGRIADSIAVLTGARSGRRWSRAIGIESILRGAMARIGAYRRVRLHNVPRQAIAGFAAEGVIHAVAELLDNAAKFSPPTSEVHVHVEEVQAGIAVMVEDSGLVMGEEALRRARESVAGDADITTISGSRLGLSVVGRIARRYDLTVSFRSSSRGGTAVVLLLPNKLVKPLPAAPAPAARPEPTAVAASPAAAPEAAAPASAPPRDTAAETGGLPQRRRGKTLAAVQQQTADSRPAKDAGPATSPRGFGAFRAAVSGQDQNGTPKDA from the coding sequence ATGACAACCACCACCCCCCGGGGCGCGGTCTCCCAGCCGCGCCCCGCCTTCCGCTGGGCGTACCTCCCGGCGGTGCCGCTGCTCCTGTGGGGCGGCGCGCTCCTGGCCTTCCCCGCCGCCCGCCAGCCCTGGCCGCTGGGCACCGCGATCACCGGCCTCGTCCTGCTCACGGTCCTGGCGCTGGTCGTGGAGCGGCGCGAGCGCACCGTGAGGGCCCTGCGCGCCGAACTCGACGAGCTGCGCACCAGCACCGAGCTCCTGGCCCGCGACCACCTGCCGCGCCTGGTCGAGCGGCTGCGCGAGGGCGACTCCGCGGAGACCGCCCTGCACCGCATCCCGCTGCCGCCCGACGCCGCCCGCGCGGCCGTCGTGCGCTTGATCGCCGCCGAGATCGCCGTCTCCGAGCGCCGCCGCTCCGCCGCCATGGCCGCCTGCGCCACCGCCGCCGGACGCATGCAGGCCCTCACCACCGCCATGCTCGCCGACCTGCGCCGCATGCAGGAGCGCTACGGGGACGGCGACACCGACTCCGGCATCCTCGGCGACCTCATGCACCTGGACCACAGCACCGCCCAGGCCGGCCGCATCGCCGACAGCATCGCCGTCCTCACCGGGGCCCGCTCCGGGCGCCGGTGGAGCCGCGCCATCGGGATCGAGAGCATCCTGCGCGGCGCCATGGCCCGCATCGGCGCCTACCGCCGGGTGCGCCTGCACAACGTCCCGCGCCAGGCCATCGCCGGGTTCGCCGCCGAGGGCGTCATCCACGCCGTGGCCGAGCTCCTCGACAACGCCGCCAAGTTCTCCCCGCCCACCTCCGAGGTCCACGTCCACGTGGAGGAGGTCCAGGCCGGCATCGCCGTCATGGTCGAGGACAGCGGCCTGGTCATGGGGGAGGAGGCGCTGCGCCGCGCCCGCGAGTCCGTCGCCGGCGACGCGGACATCACCACCATCTCCGGGAGCCGCCTGGGCCTGTCCGTCGTCGGCCGCATCGCCCGCCGCTACGACCTGACGGTGTCCTTCCGGTCCTCCTCCCGCGGCGGGACCGCCGTGGTCCTGCTGCTCCCGAACAAGCTCGTCAAGCCCCTGCCCGCGGCGCCCGCTCCCGCCGCGCGGCCGGAGCCGACCGCCGTGGCCGCCTCCCCGGCGGCCGCCCCCGAGGCGGCCGCGCCCGCGTCGGCCCCGCCGCGGGACACCGCCGCCGAGACCGGAGGGCTGCCCCAGCGCCGCCGCGGCAAGACCCTCGCGGCCGTCCAGCAGCAGACCGCCGACTCCCGACCCGCAAAGGACGCCGGCCCGGCCACGTCGCCACGTGGCTTCGGGGCGTTCCGCGCGGCGGTGAGCGGCCAGGACCAGAACGGAACACCGAAGGACGCATGA
- a CDS encoding roadblock/LC7 domain-containing protein, with translation MDLEHSTWLLEGLLERTPGARHALVLSRDGLKLCHTPGLGKDSADHLAAIAAGVQSLAHSASVEFGDGAGGVRQAMAEFYGGLLFIVEAGAGAHLAVITSPEADPGLVGHNMNELVEQLGEHLSTPPRAATGTA, from the coding sequence ATGGACCTCGAACATTCGACCTGGCTCCTCGAAGGCCTCCTGGAGCGCACCCCCGGGGCCCGGCACGCCCTCGTGCTCTCCCGCGACGGCCTCAAGCTGTGCCACACCCCGGGCCTGGGCAAGGACAGCGCCGACCACCTCGCCGCGATCGCCGCCGGGGTGCAGAGCCTGGCCCACAGCGCCTCCGTCGAGTTCGGCGACGGCGCCGGAGGCGTCCGCCAGGCCATGGCCGAGTTCTACGGCGGCCTGCTCTTCATCGTCGAGGCCGGCGCCGGGGCCCACCTGGCGGTGATCACCTCGCCCGAGGCCGACCCGGGCCTGGTCGGCCACAACATGAACGAACTGGTCGAACAGCTGGGCGAGCACCTGTCCACGCCGCCCCGGGCCGCCACCGGAACCGCATGA
- a CDS encoding DUF742 domain-containing protein yields MSRSHRDESPDRLYVITSGRSDGADEALDAVTLVVAESEPTPDMQSEHAAILRMCRGPMAVVEVSAHLGLPLAVTRILLTDLLDGGRITARHPRPAPSPAHPLASPDVLEKVLVALHNL; encoded by the coding sequence ATGAGCCGCTCGCACCGCGACGAGAGCCCCGACCGCCTCTACGTCATCACCTCCGGACGCAGCGACGGGGCCGACGAAGCACTGGACGCGGTGACGCTCGTCGTCGCCGAGAGCGAGCCCACCCCCGACATGCAGTCCGAACACGCGGCCATCCTGCGGATGTGCCGCGGGCCCATGGCGGTGGTGGAGGTCTCCGCCCACCTGGGCCTGCCCCTGGCGGTCACCCGCATCCTGCTCACCGACCTTTTGGACGGCGGCCGGATCACCGCGCGCCACCCCCGGCCCGCCCCCTCTCCCGCCCACCCCCTCGCCTCCCCGGACGTGTTGGAGAAGGTCCTCGTTGCACTCCACAACCTCTGA
- a CDS encoding GTP-binding protein: MHSTTSETPTADPPRSLPPTVDQALKIAVVGGFGVGKTTLVRSVSEIRPLNTEETMTRAGTGIDDLNGVEDKRTTTVAFDFGRITLDATSVLYLFGAPGQERFWFLWDRLFSGALGAVVLVDTRRLDDSFFAIDRLEAQGTPFVVAHNDFGEGTHSLEEIRAALDLDPQVPLLRCDARDRGSAKHVLIALVEHIRTLIAQAPR; encoded by the coding sequence TTGCACTCCACAACCTCTGAAACCCCCACCGCCGACCCGCCCCGGTCCCTGCCCCCGACCGTGGACCAGGCCCTGAAGATCGCCGTCGTCGGCGGCTTCGGCGTCGGCAAGACCACCCTGGTGCGCTCGGTCAGCGAGATCCGCCCCCTCAACACCGAGGAGACGATGACCCGGGCGGGCACCGGCATCGACGACCTGAACGGCGTGGAGGACAAGCGCACCACCACCGTCGCCTTCGACTTCGGCCGCATCACCCTGGACGCCACCTCGGTCCTGTACCTGTTCGGGGCCCCCGGCCAGGAGCGCTTCTGGTTCCTGTGGGACCGCCTGTTCAGCGGCGCCCTGGGCGCGGTCGTCCTGGTCGACACCCGCCGCCTGGACGACTCCTTCTTCGCCATCGACCGGCTGGAGGCCCAGGGCACCCCGTTCGTCGTCGCCCACAACGACTTCGGCGAGGGCACCCACAGCCTGGAGGAGATCCGCGCCGCCCTGGACCTGGACCCGCAGGTGCCCCTGCTGCGCTGCGACGCCCGCGACCGCGGCTCGGCCAAGCACGTCCTCATCGCCCTGGTCGAGCACATCCGCACCCTCATCGCCCAGGCCCCCCGGTGA
- a CDS encoding cytochrome P450, whose product MDTTTPVRLYDPEFNTDPRGFYRKMRAEHGPVVPVLMDGDVPAWLVIGYRELHGVLGDSDTFARHPSRWNAWDRVPENWPLLPMLAPLPNVLCAEGEEHRRRTRAINDAINGADPHELRILVSRIADRLIDAFCGSGGADLRAGYAERVPALVLCRMYGLDDATGDAITSDMNVLFNAGPDAIAAHQRMVGAFAELIASRRAVPGPDIVSRMIAHAADYTDDDLNADLLAVLAGGHQTTGEWIGNALRLMLTDDRFGTSLFGARSSAREALVEVLWEDSPSQMNAGRFAAHDVELGGRIIRKGDLLLLGYAAANQDPALRTGAAGPGHGANHAHLSFSHGEHSCPHAAQGLAETMAVTAIEVLLDRLPDIELSVPADEVRWRPSPWIRGVTALPVSFTPATPQGVH is encoded by the coding sequence GTGGACACGACGACCCCGGTCCGGCTCTACGACCCCGAATTCAACACCGACCCCCGCGGCTTCTACCGGAAGATGCGCGCCGAACACGGCCCCGTGGTGCCCGTCCTCATGGACGGCGACGTCCCGGCCTGGCTCGTCATCGGCTACCGCGAACTGCACGGGGTGCTCGGCGACTCCGACACCTTCGCCCGCCACCCCAGCCGCTGGAACGCCTGGGACCGGGTGCCCGAGAACTGGCCGCTGCTGCCGATGCTCGCCCCGCTGCCCAACGTGCTGTGCGCGGAGGGCGAGGAGCACCGGCGGCGCACCCGCGCCATCAACGACGCCATCAACGGCGCCGACCCGCACGAGCTGCGCATCCTCGTCTCGCGGATCGCCGACCGGCTGATCGACGCGTTCTGCGGCTCGGGCGGGGCCGACCTGCGCGCCGGCTACGCCGAACGCGTCCCCGCCCTGGTGCTGTGCCGCATGTACGGCCTGGACGACGCCACCGGCGACGCCATCACCTCCGACATGAACGTGCTGTTCAACGCCGGCCCCGACGCCATCGCCGCCCACCAGCGCATGGTCGGGGCCTTCGCGGAGCTGATCGCCTCCCGCCGGGCCGTGCCCGGCCCCGACATCGTGTCCCGGATGATCGCCCACGCCGCGGACTACACCGACGACGACCTCAACGCCGACCTGCTCGCGGTCCTGGCCGGCGGCCACCAGACCACCGGCGAGTGGATCGGCAACGCGCTGCGGCTGATGCTCACCGACGACCGGTTCGGGACCTCCCTCTTCGGCGCCCGCAGCAGCGCCCGCGAGGCCCTCGTCGAGGTGCTGTGGGAGGACTCGCCCTCCCAGATGAACGCCGGCCGGTTCGCCGCCCACGACGTCGAGCTGGGCGGCCGCATCATCCGCAAGGGCGACCTGCTGCTGCTCGGCTACGCCGCCGCCAACCAGGACCCCGCCCTGCGGACCGGCGCCGCCGGCCCCGGCCACGGGGCCAACCACGCCCACCTGTCGTTCTCCCACGGAGAGCACAGCTGCCCGCACGCCGCCCAGGGCCTCGCCGAGACGATGGCGGTCACCGCGATCGAGGTCCTCCTCGACCGGCTGCCCGACATCGAGCTCTCCGTCCCCGCAGACGAGGTCCGCTGGCGGCCGTCCCCCTGGATCCGGGGCGTCACCGCGCTCCCGGTCTCCTTCACTCCCGCAACCCCGCAAGGAGTCCATTGA
- a CDS encoding cytochrome P450 family protein, translating to MSCPFHAADGVPLIHAVPEDVQADRERLYQEGPLTRVELPGGVRAWATTHHEVSKATLNDPRFVKSVDHWADYQEGRVPEGWPLLGTIPTDNTNMLALDGAPHRRLRQLTASPFSARRVERLRPRIERITARALDALEPRASQTLDLKSEFTFRVPMAVIGELYGVSEAEYENLGEMYAKLFSGTTEEGEHLRIYHTLFQYFGELVARKRATLDEHDDFTADLIRASEDGEGLTDMEITLTLLTVVAAGHETTVNLLTNVVRALLRYPEQLERLRKGEVTWDAVVEETLRYDPPNNLMMFRFATEDIEIEGQTIKKGEALLTHYGAASRDRAEFGDDPEVFDPDRGKGRHISFGYGPHICPGAPLSRLEAGIILPMLFERFPDLRLAVPDEELVVASALSVNSLKEFPVVLRP from the coding sequence ATGTCCTGCCCCTTCCACGCGGCCGACGGCGTCCCCCTCATCCACGCCGTCCCCGAGGACGTCCAGGCCGACCGCGAGCGCCTGTACCAGGAGGGCCCGCTGACCCGGGTGGAGCTGCCCGGCGGCGTGCGCGCCTGGGCCACCACCCACCACGAGGTCAGCAAGGCGACGCTGAACGACCCCCGGTTCGTCAAGAGCGTCGACCACTGGGCCGACTACCAGGAGGGCCGCGTCCCCGAAGGCTGGCCGCTGCTGGGCACCATCCCCACCGACAACACCAACATGCTGGCCCTGGACGGCGCCCCCCACCGGCGCCTGCGCCAGCTCACCGCCAGCCCGTTCTCGGCGCGCCGGGTCGAGCGGCTGCGCCCGCGCATCGAGCGGATCACCGCCCGGGCGCTGGACGCGCTGGAGCCCCGGGCGTCCCAGACCCTGGACCTGAAGTCGGAGTTCACGTTCCGGGTGCCGATGGCCGTCATCGGCGAGCTGTACGGGGTGTCCGAGGCCGAGTACGAGAACCTCGGCGAGATGTACGCCAAGCTGTTCTCCGGCACCACGGAGGAGGGCGAGCACCTCCGGATCTACCACACGCTGTTCCAGTACTTCGGGGAGCTGGTCGCCCGCAAGCGGGCCACCCTGGACGAGCACGACGACTTCACCGCCGACCTCATCCGCGCGAGCGAGGACGGCGAGGGCCTCACCGACATGGAGATCACCCTCACCCTGCTGACGGTGGTCGCCGCCGGGCACGAGACCACGGTCAACCTGCTCACCAACGTGGTGCGGGCGCTGCTCAGGTACCCGGAGCAGCTGGAGCGGCTGCGCAAGGGCGAGGTCACCTGGGACGCGGTCGTGGAGGAGACCCTGCGCTACGACCCGCCCAACAACCTCATGATGTTCCGGTTCGCCACCGAGGACATCGAGATCGAGGGTCAGACCATCAAGAAGGGCGAGGCGCTGCTCACCCACTACGGGGCGGCCTCGCGCGACCGCGCCGAGTTCGGCGACGACCCGGAGGTGTTCGACCCCGACCGCGGTAAGGGGCGGCACATCTCCTTCGGGTACGGCCCGCACATCTGCCCGGGTGCGCCGCTGTCGCGCCTGGAGGCGGGGATCATCCTGCCGATGCTGTTCGAGCGCTTCCCCGACCTGAGGCTCGCGGTCCCGGACGAGGAGCTGGTGGTGGCCTCGGCCCTGTCGGTCAACAGCCTCAAGGAGTTCCCGGTCGTGCTGCGCCCGTAG
- a CDS encoding ABC transporter permease, translated as MSDLIAPVARTVRQGAVVSRADFRAFYTWKTWLFGWLVRLLCQVLFYSTVGVLVGDPEYTRYIVLGAAVTVCVAEAMLAVASTCWDHHRGTMGLLAASPVSPGWFYFGRSLQWPASSVATTSVALLALPPFFGVQWAWWQVPVLVGIVALTCLSTYCMTLLVASVALVFPEARNVIGNIASSLVVVVSGAMVPVEYWPVPVQWAAQALPAVHGLAAVRLLEAGAPAAAVAAETGWMLLAAACWLAAALAAFRWIFARARIDGSLLG; from the coding sequence GTGTCTGACCTGATCGCGCCGGTGGCGCGTACCGTGCGCCAGGGCGCCGTCGTCTCCCGCGCCGACTTCCGGGCGTTCTACACCTGGAAGACCTGGCTGTTCGGCTGGCTGGTGCGACTCCTGTGCCAGGTGCTGTTCTACTCCACGGTGGGGGTGCTGGTCGGCGACCCGGAGTACACGCGGTACATCGTGCTGGGGGCGGCGGTGACGGTCTGCGTGGCCGAGGCGATGCTGGCGGTGGCCTCCACCTGCTGGGACCACCACCGGGGCACGATGGGGCTGCTGGCCGCCTCGCCGGTGTCCCCCGGGTGGTTCTACTTCGGCCGCAGCCTGCAGTGGCCCGCCTCGTCGGTGGCGACCACGTCGGTGGCGCTGCTGGCCCTGCCGCCTTTCTTCGGGGTCCAGTGGGCCTGGTGGCAGGTGCCGGTGCTGGTCGGGATCGTGGCGCTGACCTGCCTGTCCACCTACTGCATGACGCTGCTCGTCGCCTCGGTGGCGCTGGTCTTCCCCGAGGCGCGCAACGTCATCGGCAACATCGCGTCGTCGCTGGTCGTCGTGGTCAGCGGGGCGATGGTGCCGGTGGAGTACTGGCCCGTCCCGGTGCAGTGGGCCGCCCAGGCCCTGCCCGCGGTCCACGGGCTGGCTGCGGTGCGGCTGCTGGAGGCGGGCGCCCCGGCCGCCGCCGTGGCCGCCGAGACGGGATGGATGCTGCTGGCCGCGGCGTGCTGGCTGGCGGCGGCCCTGGCGGCCTTCCGGTGGATCTTCGCCCGCGCCCGGATCGACGGCTCCCTCCTGGGCTGA
- a CDS encoding ABC transporter permease codes for MARSVDTYFTLATVPMTTAVLLSMMLYSGRTDLASYAVVAPTLMALWTAALMFAGEMIAEDRENGRLELLVASPVSPTALVFGRLCGAMLVSLPAFGLAIATAGLLFGHWVTVHHPAVFVLSALATALATAATATALSALFIAAPGARIVQNTLSMPVFLLSGVVVPLAFLPLWAAAPGRLLYLSWGADLFRDSLAPGPVEHAAARLAAVLLLGALALAFGTHTMDRFLRRARAEGSLSRV; via the coding sequence ATGGCGCGCAGTGTGGACACCTACTTCACGCTGGCCACGGTCCCGATGACCACCGCGGTGCTGCTGTCGATGATGCTGTACAGCGGGCGCACCGACCTGGCCTCCTACGCGGTGGTGGCGCCCACCCTCATGGCGCTGTGGACCGCGGCGCTGATGTTCGCCGGGGAGATGATCGCCGAGGACCGCGAGAACGGACGGCTGGAGCTGCTGGTCGCCTCCCCGGTGTCGCCGACCGCTCTGGTGTTCGGTCGGCTGTGCGGGGCGATGCTGGTGTCCCTGCCCGCGTTCGGGCTGGCCATCGCCACCGCGGGGCTGCTGTTCGGGCACTGGGTCACCGTCCATCACCCGGCGGTGTTCGTGCTCTCGGCCCTGGCCACGGCACTGGCCACCGCTGCCACGGCCACCGCCCTGTCGGCGCTGTTCATCGCCGCGCCGGGGGCGCGCATCGTGCAGAACACGCTGTCCATGCCGGTGTTCCTGCTGTCGGGGGTCGTGGTGCCGCTGGCGTTCCTGCCCCTGTGGGCGGCGGCGCCGGGCCGTCTGCTGTACCTGTCCTGGGGCGCGGACCTGTTCCGCGACTCCCTGGCGCCGGGGCCGGTGGAGCACGCGGCGGCGCGGCTGGCCGCGGTGCTGCTGCTGGGGGCGCTGGCACTGGCCTTCGGCACGCACACCATGGACCGTTTCCTGCGCCGCGCCCGGGCCGAGGGGAGCCTGTCCCGTGTCTGA
- a CDS encoding ABC transporter ATP-binding protein: MQALEISGLTRTYRRRGGEEFHALRGLDLDVPRGEVHGLLGPNGAGKTTLCKIVSTVLLPTAGTVRVLGHDVVTDTARVKERLGIVFGGEKGLYERLTARQNLTFWASLYGLGRAARRRRVDELLERVGLADRADERAGDFSRGMKQRLHLARGLVSDPGVLILDEPTVGMDPVAARDFRALVGELRGRGTTVLMTTHDMAEAAALSDRVSLIDRGTLVMTESPAAVGDLVSAYERVDARGVPGRVRESLAGLPGVVSVTSPEEGLTRVETSSPDATLAVQRALVEARVRDVARSRPDLEEVYLHLVGERGMAVGE; the protein is encoded by the coding sequence ATGCAAGCCCTGGAGATCTCCGGCCTCACCCGCACCTACCGACGCAGGGGAGGTGAGGAGTTCCACGCGCTGCGCGGCCTGGACCTGGACGTCCCCCGCGGCGAGGTGCACGGCCTGCTCGGCCCCAACGGCGCCGGCAAGACCACCCTGTGCAAGATCGTCTCCACGGTGCTGCTGCCGACGGCGGGCACCGTCCGGGTCCTCGGACACGACGTCGTCACCGACACCGCCCGGGTCAAGGAGCGCCTCGGTATCGTCTTCGGCGGTGAGAAGGGCCTGTACGAACGGCTCACCGCCCGGCAGAACCTCACCTTCTGGGCGTCGCTGTACGGCCTGGGCCGGGCCGCCCGCCGCCGCAGGGTCGACGAGCTCCTGGAACGGGTCGGGCTCGCCGACCGGGCCGACGAGCGCGCCGGGGACTTCTCCCGCGGCATGAAGCAGCGCCTGCACCTGGCCCGGGGGCTGGTCTCCGACCCCGGGGTGCTCATCCTGGACGAGCCCACCGTGGGCATGGACCCCGTCGCCGCCCGCGACTTCCGCGCCCTGGTCGGCGAGCTGCGCGGCCGGGGCACCACCGTCCTGATGACCACCCACGACATGGCCGAGGCGGCGGCGCTCTCCGACCGGGTCTCCCTCATCGACCGGGGGACCCTGGTCATGACCGAGTCCCCCGCCGCCGTCGGCGACCTCGTCTCCGCCTACGAGCGGGTGGACGCCCGCGGCGTCCCCGGCCGGGTCCGCGAGTCCCTGGCCGGCCTGCCCGGGGTGGTGTCGGTGACCTCCCCCGAGGAGGGGCTGACCCGGGTGGAGACCTCCTCCCCCGACGCGACCCTGGCGGTGCAGCGCGCCCTGGTCGAGGCCCGGGTGCGCGACGTGGCCCGCAGCCGCCCCGACCTGGAGGAGGTCTACCTCCACCTGGTGGGCGAGCGGGGCATGGCGGTGGGCGAGTGA
- a CDS encoding ATP-binding cassette domain-containing protein, with protein MGHIDVNRVSHTLPDGRVLLDEVSFRVGEGSVTALIGANGAGKSTLLRIVRGAERPQSGAVTLDGALAVMDQFVGHVRDETTVHELLVSVSPPAVREAHADLEAAEAAMMVDDGEKTQMRYAGAIARYGDAGGYEAEVVWDQCCTAALGVPYERCRWREVRTLSGGEQKRLVLESLLRGPAPLLLLDEPDNYLDVPGKRWLEEALLATPKTVLLVSHDRELLSRVPDRIVTLELGAAGNTAWTHAGAFGTYHEARRERFARLDELRRRWDEEHAKLKALVSMYKQKAAYNSDMASRYQSAQTRLRRFEEAGPPEKLPRDQSLRMRLRGGRTGKRALVCAGLELTGLMRPFDLEVHYGERVAVLGSNGSGKSHFLRLLAGGGSDPEGTPLSEEERARGAPVPHEGRARLGARVLPGWFAQTHEHPEFAGRTLLDILHRGEGSRKGVPRDEAGRALDRYELARAAEQTFDTLSGGQQARFQILLLELSGATMLLLDEPTDNLDVVSAEALEAALDAYEGTILAVTHDRWFARGFDRFLVFGADGNVYESDEPVWDEGRVQRAR; from the coding sequence GTGGGCCACATCGATGTCAACCGGGTGTCCCACACCCTGCCGGACGGGCGGGTGCTGCTGGACGAGGTGTCCTTCCGGGTCGGCGAGGGCTCGGTCACGGCCCTGATCGGGGCGAACGGCGCGGGCAAGAGCACCCTGCTGCGGATCGTCCGCGGAGCGGAGCGCCCGCAGTCGGGGGCGGTCACCCTGGACGGCGCCCTGGCGGTGATGGACCAGTTCGTCGGGCACGTGCGCGACGAGACCACGGTGCACGAGCTGCTGGTGTCGGTGTCGCCGCCCGCGGTGCGCGAAGCGCACGCCGACCTGGAGGCGGCCGAGGCCGCGATGATGGTCGACGACGGCGAGAAGACCCAGATGCGCTACGCCGGGGCGATCGCCCGGTACGGGGACGCCGGCGGCTACGAGGCCGAGGTGGTGTGGGACCAGTGCTGCACGGCGGCGCTGGGCGTGCCCTACGAGCGGTGCCGGTGGCGCGAGGTGCGCACCCTGTCCGGCGGCGAGCAGAAACGGCTGGTGCTGGAGTCCCTGCTGCGGGGTCCGGCCCCCCTGCTGCTACTGGACGAGCCCGACAACTACCTGGACGTGCCGGGCAAGCGCTGGCTGGAGGAGGCGCTGCTCGCCACCCCCAAGACGGTGCTGCTGGTGTCCCACGACCGCGAGCTGCTGAGCCGGGTGCCGGACCGGATCGTCACCCTGGAGCTGGGGGCGGCCGGGAACACGGCGTGGACGCACGCCGGTGCCTTCGGCACCTACCACGAGGCGCGGCGGGAGCGGTTCGCGCGCCTGGACGAGCTGCGCAGGCGGTGGGACGAGGAGCACGCCAAGCTCAAGGCCCTGGTGTCGATGTACAAGCAGAAGGCGGCGTACAACTCCGACATGGCGTCGCGGTACCAGTCGGCGCAGACCCGGCTGCGCCGGTTCGAGGAGGCGGGGCCGCCGGAGAAGCTGCCCCGGGACCAGAGCCTGCGGATGCGGCTGCGCGGCGGGCGCACCGGCAAGCGCGCCCTGGTGTGCGCCGGCCTGGAGCTGACCGGGCTGATGCGCCCGTTCGACCTGGAGGTCCACTACGGGGAGCGGGTCGCGGTCCTGGGATCCAACGGCTCGGGCAAGTCGCACTTCCTGCGGCTGCTGGCCGGGGGAGGCTCGGACCCCGAGGGGACGCCGCTGTCGGAGGAGGAGCGGGCCAGGGGGGCGCCGGTGCCGCATGAGGGCCGGGCCCGGCTGGGGGCGCGGGTGCTGCCGGGGTGGTTCGCGCAGACGCACGAGCACCCGGAGTTCGCCGGCCGGACGCTGCTGGACATCCTGCACCGGGGCGAGGGCTCCCGGAAGGGGGTGCCGCGGGACGAGGCGGGCCGGGCGCTGGATCGCTACGAGCTGGCGCGGGCCGCGGAGCAGACCTTCGACACGCTGTCGGGCGGGCAGCAGGCGCGGTTCCAGATCCTGCTGCTGGAGCTGTCGGGGGCGACGATGCTGCTGCTGGACGAGCCGACCGACAACCTGGACGTGGTGTCGGCGGAGGCGTTGGAGGCGGCGCTGGACGCCTACGAGGGGACGATCCTGGCGGTGACGCACGACCGGTGGTTCGCCCGGGGGTTCGACCGTTTCCTGGTGTTCGGCGCGGACGGGAACGTGTACGAGTCGGACGAGCCGGTGTGGGACGAGGGCCGCGTGCAGCGCGCCAGGTGA